DNA from Deltaproteobacteria bacterium:
GCCTGGATTTCATGAGGCAGATCGCGAAGCCTTATCCATCGCCCTTTGTCTATGGCGTAAGCGCGTTCAATGGCGTTCTCGAGCTCTCGCACGTTCCCAGGGTAATCGTAAGAGAGAAGAGCATCCATGGCCTCGGATGAGATCTTTTTCTCGTGGCTGGAGAATTCGCAGGCGAATTTCTTCAGGAAGTGATGAATCAGAAGGGGGATGTCCTCCCGTCGCTTGCGGAGGGGAGGAATCATTATCGATATGACGTTCAGCCGATAGAAGAGATCCTTTCGCAGATCACCCTTTTTGATTGCCTCATCGAGTCTCCTGTTTGTAGCGGCAATGACCCTGACGTCGATGGAGACCTCCCTGGATCCTCCCACGGGCCGCACGGATCGCTCCTGGAGGGTCCGGAGGAGTTTCGCCTGGACCGCCGGAGGTACCTCGGCTATCTCGTCCAGGAAGATCGTACCTCCTTCGGCGGCCCTGAACAGTCCCAGGTTGTCCCTTATGGCTCCACTGAACGCTCCTTTCACATGCCCGAAAAGCTCGCTTTCCAGGAGGTCCGGGACAACGGCCGAACAGTTGATGGGGACAAAGGGTTTGCTTCTCTTGGGGCCACTGGAGTGAATTAACCTGGCAACAAGCTCCTTTCCGGTTCCGCTCTCCCCCTGGATGAGAACGGTCGAATCGTTCTCAGCCACCCGTTCAATGATCCCAAGGATCCCTTTCACCTGGGGGCTGGTCCCCACAAAGCCGCTGAACCCGCGTTGACTGTCGAGTCTCCGCCTCAGGATAGAGTTCTCCCGCTGGAGAGACTGTTTTTCCAGGGCCCGTTCGATGAGATGGCCCAGACGTTCGAGATCGAGGGGTTTGAGGAGATAGTCATAAGCCCTGAGGCGTAATGCCTGGATGGCCGAGTCAAGGTCCGAATATGCTGTCATCAGGATGACTTCCACCCCAGGACTGGTCTCTTTTATCGTAGCTAGAAGTTCCAGACCGTTCATTCCGGGCATGACCAGGTCCGTGATAACGATTTCTATGGGTTTGTCGACCATGACGGCCACTGCTTCTTTCCCGCTCTCGGCCAGGAAGACCCTGTATCCACGGGCCTTCAGAAACTGATGGATCATGTCCCGGACGACGGCTTCGTCATCGACAACGAGGATAGCCGTATTGCCATGTGGATTCATCGGTTTGCATGTCCTTGTTTTTTTGAAGATTCGTTGGTTCGGTCTCCTGCTGAACTTCTCCGTGCAAAACAGCTGCCAACAGAGGGGCCCTCACCCCCTTTTCGTACCACCTGTGTTATCCTAATACAGTGGCCGTCACCAAGAAATAGCCGTGGAGCGAGGGCTACAGAGTTGTTGGACGCACCCGTCTTGCCGAAGGGAGCGTCCCCGAAGGTGCGAATCCCTATGTCCGAGGCCGCCGGACCGGGTTCAGAAGGCCGAGTCGGAGGAGGCCCGGAAGGGGGGGAGAGTTCGTTCGGAGAGGGCGACCGGTTTTTCTTGAGTGGCGACCGTACTGGGAGATACGAGTCTGTGGGTCTCCCCACCTGGAATAGGGGGGGCAATGATGAAATCAAGAGAAATTCTGAAGAAGTCACCGCTCTTTTCCGGCCTGAACGATCGGGAACTCGGCCAGGTCGAATCCGCAGGCATAAGGAAGGAGTTCCAGAAGGGGCAGCTCATATTCGCCGAAGGCCAGAAGGCGACGGGTTTTTTCGTCAACCTTTCCGGTCAGATCAAGGTCTACAAGCTCTCGGCCGACGGGAGGGAGCAGATCCTCCATATTATTCTTCCCCCGGAGGCCTTTGCAGAGGCTGCCCTCTTTGCAGGCTCCACATACCCTGCCTTTGCAGAATCCCTCACCAAGACCCAGGTGCTGTATTTCCCTAAAGAAGACTTTCTCGGTCTTGTCCGAGAGAATCCTCAACTCTGTCTGAACATGATCGGGGGGCTTTCCTTGTGGCTGAGGAGGTTTGTCGACCTTGTCGAGGAACTCTCCTTGAAGGACGTCTCTGCCAGGGTTTCCAAATACCTCCTCGACGTCTCCATCCGATCGGGCCGCAAGGAGGAAGATGGGATCGTCTTCGAACTGGAAGTCAGCAAGACCCAGCTCGCCTCCAGACTCGGAACGGTGAGTGAGACCCTCTCCCGGGTGTTCAGAAAGCTCCGCGCAGGGGGGATCATCCGGGTGGAGGGCCAGAAGATAGTCATCCTCGACCGAGAGGGGCTGGAGAAGATCTCCTCGGGAATTTTGTTGTAGCAGTCCCTCTGTCCCCGGAGGAGCACCCCTGTTTTGGGAAAGCTCTTGTTCCGGAGCGACATCCAGGAAGCGGTGGGGTATCCCTCGAGGTCGAGGCGGGCGCCGGAAAACCCCGCCTTCAGATCACACTATGATCTTGAAGGGGTTTTGTGTGTTGAACGAATCGAACGGCCTGAACGATTCGAGATTTCTAGACCAGATAGTGATACAGGAGATCGAGCCTCCCCCTCTTGATCAGGTAGGGACCGGAGAATCTCATGACCTCCCGGACCGCTTCCCTGTACTTGCGGCTGTAGCACTGGGTTTCGCACTTCTTGCACATGGGCTTCGGGTCGTGGGGGCACCGGAGGCGTTTCCCTATACCGTAAGTGAGAAGCTCTGAGCAGGACTCACAAAGAGAGATCCCCCTGTCCACGAGGGGAGCCGCCTCTTCAAAAGGGAGGGAAAAGGGCCTTCTGTCCCGTTCCTTATGGTTCTCCTTGCAGAAGATGTGGACAAAGCGGATGAGGGTCCGGATATCCCTTTCTTCCTTCTTGCCCAGCTTCAAAGCGGTTCCTCCCGCATGGATGTATTCCATGGCCTGAACCGAACAATCCAAGTATAACACCAGAGGGATGTGGATTTCCTTGACCTGGGTCAAAGGAGCCCGGAGGGCCCGAGAACCGGGGCTACTCGATTCTCTGGAAGATCCACCCCCCACTGGCTCAGGTTGGCTGCCAGAGGG
Protein-coding regions in this window:
- a CDS encoding Crp/Fnr family transcriptional regulator: MMKSREILKKSPLFSGLNDRELGQVESAGIRKEFQKGQLIFAEGQKATGFFVNLSGQIKVYKLSADGREQILHIILPPEAFAEAALFAGSTYPAFAESLTKTQVLYFPKEDFLGLVRENPQLCLNMIGGLSLWLRRFVDLVEELSLKDVSARVSKYLLDVSIRSGRKEEDGIVFELEVSKTQLASRLGTVSETLSRVFRKLRAGGIIRVEGQKIVILDREGLEKISSGILL
- a CDS encoding sigma-54-dependent Fis family transcriptional regulator; translated protein: MNPHGNTAILVVDDEAVVRDMIHQFLKARGYRVFLAESGKEAVAVMVDKPIEIVITDLVMPGMNGLELLATIKETSPGVEVILMTAYSDLDSAIQALRLRAYDYLLKPLDLERLGHLIERALEKQSLQRENSILRRRLDSQRGFSGFVGTSPQVKGILGIIERVAENDSTVLIQGESGTGKELVARLIHSSGPKRSKPFVPINCSAVVPDLLESELFGHVKGAFSGAIRDNLGLFRAAEGGTIFLDEIAEVPPAVQAKLLRTLQERSVRPVGGSREVSIDVRVIAATNRRLDEAIKKGDLRKDLFYRLNVISIMIPPLRKRREDIPLLIHHFLKKFACEFSSHEKKISSEAMDALLSYDYPGNVRELENAIERAYAIDKGRWIRLRDLPHEIQAARKTRTLRDPFSTLEETEKRMIREALNRAGGNRREATRMLGIGRSTLYRKLNRYGLA
- a CDS encoding nitrous oxide-stimulated promoter family protein, which codes for MEYIHAGGTALKLGKKEERDIRTLIRFVHIFCKENHKERDRRPFSLPFEEAAPLVDRGISLCESCSELLTYGIGKRLRCPHDPKPMCKKCETQCYSRKYREAVREVMRFSGPYLIKRGRLDLLYHYLV